One Caretta caretta isolate rCarCar2 chromosome 8, rCarCar1.hap1, whole genome shotgun sequence DNA window includes the following coding sequences:
- the CTH gene encoding cystathionine gamma-lyase isoform X1 — MATVVTAQPSGHGPCNPGWRPRGQRCYSASLPQLRLSRLQSGRPRGQWDSVGLGIPAGLRPETARKALGFEYSRSGNPTRNCLEKAVAALDGAKYCLAYASGLAATVNITHLLKVGDTVICMDDVYGGTNRYFRKVASKMGLKITFVDCSKLECLESAITPDTKLVWLETPTNPTLKIIDIQGCADVIHKHKDIILVVDNTFMSAYFQRPLSLGADICMYSATKYMNGHSDVVMGLVSVNGDDLYERLKFLQNALGAVPSPFDCYLCNRGLKTLQIRMKQHFHNALAVAQYLESNPRVEKVIYPGLPSHPQHKLMKRQSTGCPGMVTFYIKGNREHAEIFLKNLKLFALAESLGGYESLAEHPAIMTHASVPEEEREVLGINDTLIRLSIGLEDAQDILDDVEQALKVAVPEHMVRN; from the exons ATGGCTACGGTAGTCACGGCTCAGCCGAGCGGCCATGGCCCTTGTAACCCTGGGTGGCGCCCCCGCGGTCAGCGTTGTTACAGCGCCAGCCTTCCGCAGCTCCGGCTGTCCCGGCTTCAGTCCGGGAGGCCCCGCGGGCAGTGGGACTCCGTCGGCCTTGGGATCCCTGCGGGGCTCAGACCCGAGACAGCTCGCAAGGCCCTG GGTTTCGAATATAGCCGTAGTGGAAATCCTACTCGGAATTGCCTGGAAAAGGCTGTAGCAGCACTGGATGGAGCCAAGTACT GTTTAGCTTATGCTTCAGGCTTAGCAGCTACTGTGAATATTACACATTTGTTAAAGGTGGGAGACACTGTTATCTGTATGGATGATGTTTATGGAG GTACAAACAGATATTTCAGGAAGGTAGCCTCCAAAATGGGTCTGAAGATTACTTTTGTTGACTGTAGCAAATTGGAATGCCTGGAGTCTGCAATCACACCAGATACAAAG CTTGTTTGGCTTGAAACTCCCACAAATCCCACCCTGAAGATAATTGATATTCAAGGCTGTGCAGATGTCATCCATAAACATAAAGACATTATTTTAGTAGTAGACAACACTTTTATGTCAGCATATTTCCAG cGTCCTTTGTCTCTTGGGGCAGATATTTGTATGTATTCAGCAACCAAATACATGAACG GGCACAGTGATGTTGTAATGGGATTGGTTTCAGTAAATGGTGATGATCTCTATGAAAGGCTCAAATTCTTACAAAATG CCCTTGGAGCAGTTCCATCTCCTTTTGACTGTTACCTTTGCAATCGGGGTTTAAAGACACTGCAGATCCGGATGAAGCAGCATTTCCACAATGCACTGGCTGTTGCTCAGTACCTTGAATCAAATCCCCGGGTAGAAAAAGTCATTTATCCTG GACTGCCCTCGCATCCTCAGCATAAGCTAATGAAGCGTCAGTCCACTGGCTGTCCTGGGATGGTCACCTTTTACATTAAAGGAAACCGTGAACATGCTGAAATCTTTCTCAAGAATTTAAAG CTTTTTGCGCTGGCTGAGAGTCTGGGAGGATATGAAAGCCTAGCAGAACATCC ggCCATTATGACTCACGCTTCAGTTcctgaagaagagagagaggttCTTGGGATCAATGATACTTTGATTCGCCTGTCAATTGGTTTGGAGGATGCACAAGATATACTGGACGATGTGGAGCAAGCTTTGAAAGTAGCA
- the CTH gene encoding cystathionine gamma-lyase isoform X2: protein MEKAEDGSQGFLPPFEHFATQAIHVGQEPEQWTSMAVVPPISLSTTFKQQAPGQHCGFEYSRSGNPTRNCLEKAVAALDGAKYCLAYASGLAATVNITHLLKVGDTVICMDDVYGGTNRYFRKVASKMGLKITFVDCSKLECLESAITPDTKLVWLETPTNPTLKIIDIQGCADVIHKHKDIILVVDNTFMSAYFQRPLSLGADICMYSATKYMNGHSDVVMGLVSVNGDDLYERLKFLQNALGAVPSPFDCYLCNRGLKTLQIRMKQHFHNALAVAQYLESNPRVEKVIYPGLPSHPQHKLMKRQSTGCPGMVTFYIKGNREHAEIFLKNLKLFALAESLGGYESLAEHPAIMTHASVPEEEREVLGINDTLIRLSIGLEDAQDILDDVEQALKVAVPEHMVRN, encoded by the exons ATGGAGAAGGCTGAGGACGGGTCCCAGGGCTTCCTGCCGCCCTTCGAGCACTTCGCCACTCAGGCCATCCACGTTGGGCAGGAGCCGGAGCAATGGACCTCCATGGCCGTGGTGCCCCCCATTTCTCTCTCCACCACCTTCAAGCAGCAGGCGCCCGGCCAGCACTGC GGTTTCGAATATAGCCGTAGTGGAAATCCTACTCGGAATTGCCTGGAAAAGGCTGTAGCAGCACTGGATGGAGCCAAGTACT GTTTAGCTTATGCTTCAGGCTTAGCAGCTACTGTGAATATTACACATTTGTTAAAGGTGGGAGACACTGTTATCTGTATGGATGATGTTTATGGAG GTACAAACAGATATTTCAGGAAGGTAGCCTCCAAAATGGGTCTGAAGATTACTTTTGTTGACTGTAGCAAATTGGAATGCCTGGAGTCTGCAATCACACCAGATACAAAG CTTGTTTGGCTTGAAACTCCCACAAATCCCACCCTGAAGATAATTGATATTCAAGGCTGTGCAGATGTCATCCATAAACATAAAGACATTATTTTAGTAGTAGACAACACTTTTATGTCAGCATATTTCCAG cGTCCTTTGTCTCTTGGGGCAGATATTTGTATGTATTCAGCAACCAAATACATGAACG GGCACAGTGATGTTGTAATGGGATTGGTTTCAGTAAATGGTGATGATCTCTATGAAAGGCTCAAATTCTTACAAAATG CCCTTGGAGCAGTTCCATCTCCTTTTGACTGTTACCTTTGCAATCGGGGTTTAAAGACACTGCAGATCCGGATGAAGCAGCATTTCCACAATGCACTGGCTGTTGCTCAGTACCTTGAATCAAATCCCCGGGTAGAAAAAGTCATTTATCCTG GACTGCCCTCGCATCCTCAGCATAAGCTAATGAAGCGTCAGTCCACTGGCTGTCCTGGGATGGTCACCTTTTACATTAAAGGAAACCGTGAACATGCTGAAATCTTTCTCAAGAATTTAAAG CTTTTTGCGCTGGCTGAGAGTCTGGGAGGATATGAAAGCCTAGCAGAACATCC ggCCATTATGACTCACGCTTCAGTTcctgaagaagagagagaggttCTTGGGATCAATGATACTTTGATTCGCCTGTCAATTGGTTTGGAGGATGCACAAGATATACTGGACGATGTGGAGCAAGCTTTGAAAGTAGCA